Proteins co-encoded in one Malus sylvestris chromosome 7, drMalSylv7.2, whole genome shotgun sequence genomic window:
- the LOC126630810 gene encoding BTB/POZ domain-containing protein POB1-like, with the protein MKELNTDLFDPRTTLMEPDFSRAVTPLADADGDDFAFAFNDSNFSDRQLRIEIMGDTPESRPDSEACTSIADWALHRKRRREDIKKENILDLAECPEEQILNDNQPDMDDCEGCENQDEEPVAMVEESPSGDEAANSNDSDWGMDCSTVVRVKTLHISSPILAAKSPFFYKLFSNGMRESEQRHVTLRISASEEAALMELLNFMYSNTLSTTTAPALLDVLMAADKFEVASCMRYCSRLLRNMPMTPESALLYLELPSSVLMAEAVQALTDAAKQYLAVRYKDISKFFEEVMALPLAGIEAIISSDELQVASEDAVYDFVLKWSRTHYPKLEERREILGARLARYIRFPYMTCRKLKKVLTCNDFDHEAASKLVLESLFFKAEAPHRQRILAAEESATLNRRFVERAYKYRPVKVVEFDLPRQQCVVYLDLKREECANLFPSGRVYSQAFHLGGQGFFLSAHCNMDQQSSFHCFGLFLGMQEKGSVSFAVDYEFAARSKPTEEFISKYKGNYTFTGGKAVGYRNLFAIPWTSFTAEDSPFFINGVLHLRAELTIKH; encoded by the exons ATGAAGGAATTGAATACGGATCTATTCGACCCGAGAACTACGCTGATGGAACCCGACTTTTCGCGGGCCGTGACGCCGTTGGCCGACGCTGACGGCGACGATTTCGCCTTCGCCTTTAACGACAGTAACTTCTCCGACCGACAGCTTCGGATCGAGATCATGGGTGACACACCCGAGTCCAGACCCGATTCCGAGGCTTGCACCAGTATCGCTGATTGGGCCCTCCACCGGAAGCGGCGGAGAGAAGACATCAAGAAGGAAAACA TTCTGGATCTCGCCGAATGCCCCGAGGAGCAAATCTTGAATGACAACCAGCCTGATATGGATGATTGCGAGGGCTGTGAAAATCAAGATGAGGAACCAGTTGCAATGGTTGAAGAGTCACCTTCAG GGGATGAAGCTGCAAACAGCAATGACTCAGACTGGGGAATGGATTGTTCTACAGTTGTGAGAGTTAAAACATTGCACATTAGCTCTCCAATTTTGGCAGCCAAGAGTCCTTTTTTCTATAAG CTCTTTTCAAATGGGATGAGGGAGTCTGAACAGCGACATGTAACCTTGCGAATCAGTGCGTCTG AAGAAGCTGCCCTCATGGAGCTCCTAAATTTTATGTACAGCAATACCTTATCCACCACCACAGCTCCTGCTCTACTGGACGTGTTGATGGCTGCTGACAAATTTGAGGTAGCTTCATGCATGAGGTATTGCAGCCGGCTACTGAGGAATATGCCCATGACACCTGAATCTGCGTTGCTTTATCTAGAGCTTCCTTCTAGTGTTTTAATGGCTGAAGCAGTCCAGGCGTTGACTGATGCTGCAAAGCAGTACCTCGCTGTCCGTTACAAGGACATAAGCAA GTTTTTTGAAGAGGTGATGGCCTTACCCCTAGCTGGAATAGAGGCAATTATATCCAGTGATGAACTCCAGGTTGCATCAGAGGATGCTGTGTATGACTTTGTGTTGAAATGGTCTAGGACTCACTACCCTAAGTTGGAGGAAAGGCGAGAAATCTTGGGTGCTCGACTTGCACGCTACATTCGCTTCCCATACATGACTTGTCGAAAGCTGAAAAAGGTCTTAACCTGTAATGATTTTGACCACGAAGCTGCATCCAAGCTTGTCCTTGAGTCTCTTTTCTTCAAGGCCGAGGCTCCGCACAGGCAGCGAATTCTGGCAGCAGAAGAGTCTGCTACCTTGAATCGTCGGTTTGTGGAGCGGGCATACAAGTATCGCCCTGTTAAGGTGGTGGAATTTGATCTTCCCAGACAGCAGTGTGTGGTGTACCTGGACTTGAAGCGAGAGGAGTGTGCAAATTTATTCCCATCCGGACGGGTATATTCTCAGGCATTCCACTTGGGTGGGCAAGGGTTCTTCCTCTCTGCGCATTGCAACATGGACCAGCAGAGTTCTTTCCATTGTTTTGGGCTGTTTTTGGGGATGCAGGAAAAAGGGTCAGTGAGTTTTGCAGTGGACTACGAATTTGCAGCGAGATCAAAGCCGACTGAGGAATTCATTAGCAAATACAAAGGCAACTACACATTTACAGGGGGCAAGGCAGTAGGGTACCGTAACTTATTTGCCATACCATGGACTTCATTCACGGCCGAGGATAGTCCTTTCTTCATAAATGGCGTCCTTCATCTTCGAGCGGAGCTTACCATCAAACACTGA